In Thermoanaerobaculia bacterium, one genomic interval encodes:
- a CDS encoding glycosyltransferase family 2 protein — protein MEKPSRPLISALVTTFNEEQNIGECIESILWADEVIVVDSFSTDRTVEIVRKYPTVKLFERRYYGAASQKNWAMDQTTHPWIFIIDADERVTPELRDEILRLLERGPDNEAYIVNRQVYFMDKRLRFSGWQHDRVVRLIRRGAGRYPNKRVHADMKTECKPTVLKYSLIHYMIESFDQYLPRIVNYGFWGAGQGWKTRKRAGVFEVFIRPIWRFLRMYVFQGGFLDGMHGLVFCMLQSFGTYLKWAILWEFYQNAKRGRQPALPPFDEDDSTWEVKE, from the coding sequence ATGGAGAAACCATCTCGTCCCCTTATATCCGCCCTGGTTACGACCTTTAACGAGGAACAAAATATCGGGGAATGCATCGAATCGATCCTCTGGGCTGATGAAGTCATTGTCGTGGACAGTTTCTCGACGGATCGAACGGTGGAGATTGTAAGGAAATATCCCACGGTCAAGCTCTTCGAGCGACGTTATTACGGAGCGGCATCCCAGAAGAACTGGGCAATGGATCAGACAACCCATCCATGGATTTTCATCATTGATGCCGACGAACGTGTAACGCCTGAACTCCGGGACGAGATCCTCCGTCTCCTGGAACGTGGACCGGATAACGAGGCCTACATTGTCAATCGGCAGGTTTATTTCATGGATAAGCGTCTTCGGTTCTCCGGGTGGCAGCACGACCGGGTCGTCCGCCTCATCAGGCGGGGTGCGGGCCGATATCCCAACAAGCGCGTCCATGCCGACATGAAGACCGAGTGTAAGCCGACGGTCCTGAAGTATTCCCTGATTCACTATATGATCGAATCCTTTGATCAATATCTGCCCAGGATCGTCAACTATGGCTTCTGGGGTGCGGGGCAGGGTTGGAAGACCAGAAAGCGTGCGGGTGTCTTTGAAGTCTTCATCCGTCCTATCTGGCGATTCCTGAGAATGTACGTCTTCCAGGGAGGCTTCCTGGATGGCATGCACGGTCTGGTCTTCTGCATGCTCCAGAGCTTCGGGACCTATCTCAAGTGGGCCATTCTTTGGGAGTTTTACCAGAATGCGAAACGCGGACGCCAGCCGGCCCTTCCGCCCTTTGACGAAGACGATTCAACCTGGGAAGTGAAAGAGTAA
- a CDS encoding Ada metal-binding domain-containing protein, giving the protein MSHLTPARMIQAMRDNDADFDGHFWVGVHSTGIYCLPSCRARQPRLENVIFYRSREEAVTAGLRGCKRCRSEFYPRTEPDWFHAVLEVLNHDLTRRIDENELSARTGVDATTIRRYFRAYLETSPASYHRRLRLNRARTLLQKGADILDVGYSCGFESASGFRSAFVRNFGFPPGKERRNRLSERENQTWIEIP; this is encoded by the coding sequence ATGAGCCATCTGACCCCGGCCCGGATGATTCAGGCCATGCGTGATAATGATGCTGATTTCGACGGACATTTCTGGGTTGGTGTACACTCCACCGGGATCTATTGCCTTCCTTCCTGCCGGGCCCGGCAGCCCCGGTTGGAAAATGTCATCTTCTATCGCTCAAGGGAAGAAGCTGTCACGGCAGGATTGCGGGGATGCAAGCGGTGTCGATCGGAATTCTACCCGCGAACGGAACCGGATTGGTTTCACGCAGTCCTCGAAGTTCTGAACCATGATCTGACTCGTCGAATTGATGAAAACGAACTGAGCGCCCGGACTGGTGTGGACGCAACCACGATTCGACGGTATTTTCGTGCCTACCTGGAAACCAGTCCCGCATCCTACCATCGCCGTCTCCGGTTGAATCGGGCCCGGACCCTTCTCCAAAAGGGCGCGGACATCCTTGATGTGGGCTATTCCTGCGGCTTTGAGTCGGCGAGCGGATTCAGGTCCGCTTTCGTTAGAAACTTCGGCTTTCCTCCGGGAAAGGAAAGGCGAAACAGACTGTCGGAAAGAGAGAATCAGACATGGATCGAAATACCCTGA
- a CDS encoding methylated-DNA--[protein]-cysteine S-methyltransferase, with protein MDRNTLITVHLETPIGFLRLAGSPDAILYLDFTNEEPEKTNQKMTGALAEASSQLRAYFRGTLTVFDLPLQIEGTLFQKAVWEDMVSIPYGSVRSYGELAQRIGRPKAMRAVGQASHRNPISIIVPCHRVVGANGSLTGYGGGLWRKEWLLNHERRFEGKQ; from the coding sequence ATGGATCGAAATACCCTGATAACCGTGCACCTGGAAACCCCCATCGGGTTTCTCCGCCTTGCGGGGAGCCCGGACGCCATCCTGTACCTGGATTTTACCAACGAAGAGCCGGAAAAGACGAATCAGAAAATGACAGGGGCTCTGGCCGAAGCTTCGTCTCAGCTCCGGGCCTACTTTCGAGGTACGCTCACGGTCTTTGACCTGCCCCTCCAGATTGAGGGTACTCTCTTTCAAAAGGCCGTGTGGGAGGACATGGTTTCGATTCCCTACGGTTCGGTCCGTTCCTATGGTGAGCTTGCACAAAGGATCGGCCGTCCAAAGGCCATGCGGGCTGTCGGTCAGGCCTCCCATCGAAATCCGATCTCCATCATTGTGCCCTGCCATCGTGTTGTGGGAGCGAACGGCTCCCTCACCGGGTATGGGGGAGGTCTGTGGAGAAAGGAATGGCTCCTGAACCATGAACGCCGGTTCGAGGGGAAACAATGA
- a CDS encoding RDD family protein — protein sequence MSSRGFELSVLEVSTTLKAQPLASPIRRLSAFFIDCSLLAIPTMLITFLVAAISLSIFHPDAFRSLKDIVSKQMDPAARLAALSCLAPILVEIDAPGIPASVKAAMEAKDPERAAEILSLYDFDISLAVGSNPPPLLPGHIRIDVQRLIPNTIRGITLYGLSALYFTLLTMGGRPGTFGKRLLGLRVARLDGKPLSLWESFERFGGYLASVGTFGLGFLDLWRDSNRRLAHDKISNTVVLRAMRHVVED from the coding sequence ATGAGTTCCCGCGGGTTTGAATTATCCGTCCTTGAGGTTTCCACGACCCTGAAGGCGCAGCCCCTGGCATCACCCATCCGTCGATTGTCCGCTTTTTTCATCGATTGTTCCCTGCTCGCGATTCCCACAATGCTGATTACCTTCCTCGTTGCGGCCATTTCCCTTTCCATTTTTCATCCGGACGCCTTCCGTTCCCTGAAAGATATCGTTTCGAAGCAGATGGACCCGGCGGCACGACTTGCAGCTTTATCCTGCCTTGCTCCGATACTGGTCGAGATCGATGCACCCGGAATTCCTGCCTCTGTTAAGGCTGCCATGGAAGCCAAAGATCCTGAAAGAGCGGCAGAGATCCTGTCGCTCTACGACTTCGATATTTCCCTTGCAGTGGGAAGCAACCCGCCACCACTCCTGCCCGGTCACATCAGGATCGACGTCCAGCGTCTGATTCCCAACACGATTCGCGGAATCACGCTCTACGGCCTCTCCGCTCTCTATTTCACCCTCCTGACCATGGGAGGACGACCGGGTACCTTCGGGAAGAGATTACTGGGTCTCAGAGTCGCACGTCTGGATGGAAAACCCTTGAGCCTGTGGGAAAGTTTTGAACGGTTCGGTGGATATCTGGCCAGCGTGGGCACCTTTGGACTCGGCTTCCTTGATCTGTGGCGGGATTCAAATCGGCGCCTGGCACACGACAAAATTTCGAACACCGTAGTGTTAAGGGCAATGCGTCATGTCGTGGAAGATTAG
- a CDS encoding mechanosensitive ion channel: protein MDTEFTLSFTGPLSTSFGPGTYSIEPPTMTLSFRCSHFSFLFANLAASVLHSSSTTSESRSIADSLKNAKPDIPWSLSFAKIFWAVIILTLAFLVIRYLAKILESLAEQWPRFRLTIKGFIPIVRIVGWTAVLYFTLVGIFAPPIETLVALTASAGIAVGFASQDILKNIFGGIVILFDHPFQVGDKIQVGDHYGEVIHIGLRTVRIVTPDDSTVSIPNAEIVNQSVSNANSGASHCQVVASFYLPADIDLPAVKHVLLRTAAVSRYAYLRKPIAIVVRNEVHHGRSILKLSLKAYVLDLRFEFPFLTEMTEVGMKELIQKGLVSPDRLEPVNRA from the coding sequence GTGGATACCGAATTCACCCTTTCCTTTACCGGCCCGTTATCCACATCCTTCGGGCCAGGAACGTACTCCATTGAGCCGCCGACCATGACTCTAAGCTTTCGATGTTCCCATTTCTCCTTCCTGTTCGCAAACCTGGCCGCATCGGTTCTTCACTCCTCATCTACGACCTCTGAAAGCCGATCGATCGCGGATTCACTGAAGAACGCCAAACCCGATATTCCCTGGAGTCTCTCGTTTGCAAAGATTTTCTGGGCCGTAATCATTCTCACCCTGGCCTTTCTTGTTATCCGGTACCTCGCAAAGATTCTGGAATCTCTGGCTGAGCAGTGGCCCCGGTTTCGCCTGACGATCAAGGGGTTTATTCCAATCGTTCGGATCGTGGGATGGACGGCTGTTCTGTACTTTACCCTTGTGGGTATCTTTGCTCCGCCGATCGAAACCCTCGTAGCTCTGACCGCTTCGGCGGGCATTGCCGTGGGCTTCGCCTCCCAGGACATACTCAAGAACATTTTCGGGGGAATTGTTATCCTTTTCGATCACCCCTTCCAGGTGGGCGACAAGATCCAGGTTGGAGACCACTACGGAGAGGTGATCCACATCGGTTTACGCACTGTCAGAATCGTCACACCCGATGACTCCACGGTCTCCATACCCAATGCGGAAATCGTAAACCAATCCGTTTCCAACGCCAATTCCGGTGCCTCTCATTGCCAGGTCGTGGCTTCCTTCTACCTGCCCGCCGATATCGATCTTCCTGCAGTCAAACATGTCCTTCTGAGAACGGCAGCGGTTTCCCGTTACGCATACTTGAGGAAACCCATTGCTATCGTAGTTCGAAACGAGGTCCACCACGGCCGGTCCATCCTGAAACTTTCCCTCAAGGCCTATGTTCTGGATCTCCGGTTCGAGTTTCCCTTTCTTACTGAAATGACGGAAGTCGGGATGAAGGAGCTGATTCAGAAGGGACTCGTCTCTCCCGATCGGCTCGAACCCGTGAATCGGGCATAG
- a CDS encoding ATP-binding protein → MPTRILEDIKQKAAQLHATVMTDVLRRFTEGSSDLLRLLDSALTTFENLMGSGTSFSPEHCRKAAGTLEDLLLEMDKLNPVPEGMTRQSVASDLQERIQGWLQDLPKIITLEESRELYRKVPEDPWNRRLRKAVRRCELGIGSAGNRLKRAVLTVVGRKEVHEPALERTLYTSEYLHHFVLAPLTREIALRWTEAMKIVSEDLHTIHTIFEDLGLPEAFVKSEEIPLLDIPSIQSARKRVEACLERHENDLRATHDSLYTHREALLQDMDRAWIEAGTVLLPAEAYSSDSTGQVFHDLDREFNRTSQKWRTHLSADLGELAKDLEIRTLQFRILAIALETMEEFRDRTENKILPNLSALAEVFPSVMERIQAHTDGTDTLAEVLRRERAEILNLLMNKPLPRAVDAIVESSLPGLLRSIPRSIEKAAEILRDRHTIFVTREISHSGPSSKITDIPLRSLATEEFYGPFIQDIHELHSVTRDRISTILNHLSEIDDIVSFTLESAIRHLESGTQVQGKETSGKIAAEGLKRAFGLAQDQTRDIARLGEEVNTSLSDLILSVIDELDNLGRETRAGAMRIRLIQARAVTSLARRFRRIVAGVRAKTASWKDHANKITQGLLTGVRRFRTITGLQRKEGGIGEELSRFLRETQRKLDALPFVYQRVFRFEALEDERFFVGRDHELTVLTTQMETWKQGNFSSTAVVGERGSGRSTLLNVFLNRSHLSARARVLRLTGTLPEPEDLLQVLHEAFPDITFDSLDMLEKELLGMDRMYIVAVEDLQNMFLRTVSGLDTLEHFLLFMSRTQARVFWIVTCTLYSWEYLDRVLNISSYFHKALELDVFDRDELSAILMSRHGVTGFRIVCDEPEDVKKFKALKQASAKEERQSILLAGLIDQLSALAAGNVGVAILFWLRAIREVADGVLRVSPVIDLDDSFLMNLPAEEIFTLAAFLQHETLTSENHALIFHQGRSQSQSLLTRMHNFGILDLTPRGYRIHPFLYRPVIHILRARNVLH, encoded by the coding sequence ATGCCGACCCGAATCCTCGAAGACATCAAGCAGAAGGCCGCCCAGCTTCACGCGACGGTCATGACCGATGTCCTCCGGCGGTTCACTGAGGGGTCTTCGGACCTCCTTCGCCTTCTGGATTCTGCCCTTACCACCTTTGAGAATCTCATGGGTAGCGGCACCTCCTTCAGTCCTGAGCATTGCAGGAAAGCAGCCGGGACTCTGGAAGACCTGCTCCTTGAAATGGATAAATTAAACCCGGTCCCGGAAGGGATGACGAGGCAATCGGTTGCTTCAGATCTTCAGGAACGAATCCAGGGATGGCTTCAGGATCTTCCAAAGATCATAACTCTGGAAGAGAGTCGAGAGCTTTACCGGAAGGTTCCGGAGGACCCATGGAACCGGAGGCTCCGCAAGGCAGTCCGACGGTGCGAGCTTGGAATCGGATCGGCCGGAAATCGTCTGAAGAGGGCGGTGCTGACCGTCGTCGGCAGAAAAGAGGTCCACGAACCCGCACTTGAACGCACACTTTACACCTCCGAATATCTTCACCACTTTGTCCTCGCACCTCTGACCCGGGAAATCGCCCTGCGCTGGACTGAGGCCATGAAAATCGTCTCGGAGGATCTGCACACGATCCACACCATTTTCGAGGACCTTGGGCTCCCCGAAGCTTTTGTAAAGAGCGAGGAGATTCCCCTTCTCGATATTCCATCCATTCAATCGGCTCGAAAAAGGGTAGAGGCATGCCTGGAGCGGCATGAAAATGATCTTCGAGCAACCCACGACTCCCTCTATACCCACAGGGAAGCACTTCTTCAGGACATGGACCGGGCATGGATCGAGGCAGGCACCGTCCTGCTTCCCGCAGAAGCCTACTCCTCTGACTCAACCGGGCAGGTATTTCATGATCTCGATCGTGAATTTAATCGGACATCCCAAAAATGGAGAACGCACCTGTCCGCCGATCTGGGAGAACTGGCCAAGGACCTGGAAATTCGCACACTTCAGTTCCGGATCCTGGCGATTGCCCTTGAAACCATGGAAGAGTTTCGAGATCGTACCGAGAATAAAATTCTCCCCAACCTGTCCGCACTGGCAGAAGTTTTTCCTTCAGTCATGGAACGCATCCAGGCTCATACCGATGGAACCGACACCCTCGCAGAGGTTCTTCGCAGGGAGAGAGCCGAAATCCTGAACCTCCTTATGAATAAACCCCTTCCCCGGGCCGTGGATGCTATCGTGGAGTCATCTCTTCCCGGTCTTCTCCGCTCCATTCCCAGAAGCATCGAGAAAGCGGCGGAAATACTGCGTGACCGGCACACCATCTTTGTGACACGGGAGATCTCCCATTCGGGACCGTCCTCAAAAATTACCGATATTCCCCTTCGATCCCTGGCCACGGAAGAGTTTTATGGTCCATTTATTCAGGATATTCACGAACTCCATAGTGTGACACGGGACCGGATCAGTACCATCCTCAACCACCTTTCTGAAATCGATGATATTGTCTCCTTCACCCTGGAGTCGGCGATTCGACATCTGGAAAGCGGAACGCAGGTTCAGGGAAAAGAAACATCGGGAAAGATTGCGGCGGAGGGACTCAAGCGGGCCTTTGGCCTGGCGCAGGACCAGACCCGGGACATAGCCAGACTTGGAGAAGAGGTGAACACCTCTCTTTCCGACCTTATCCTGAGTGTCATTGACGAGCTGGACAACCTGGGCAGGGAAACCCGGGCGGGTGCCATGCGGATTCGCCTGATTCAGGCCAGGGCCGTTACGTCCCTGGCCAGACGATTCCGCAGAATCGTGGCAGGAGTCCGGGCAAAAACCGCCTCATGGAAGGACCATGCAAATAAAATCACACAGGGCCTTCTAACCGGAGTCCGTCGGTTTCGGACCATAACGGGTCTTCAAAGGAAGGAGGGCGGAATCGGAGAAGAGCTCTCCAGATTTCTGCGGGAGACACAACGCAAACTGGATGCTCTTCCCTTCGTATACCAGAGGGTTTTCCGATTCGAAGCCCTGGAGGATGAACGTTTTTTTGTGGGGAGAGACCATGAACTTACCGTCCTGACCACGCAGATGGAGACCTGGAAGCAGGGAAATTTTTCCTCTACGGCAGTGGTGGGAGAACGGGGGTCAGGGCGTTCGACGCTTCTCAATGTCTTTCTGAATCGTTCCCATCTTTCCGCGAGAGCGCGGGTTCTTCGTCTTACCGGGACCCTGCCTGAACCAGAGGATCTTCTCCAGGTTCTTCATGAGGCATTTCCCGATATTACCTTTGACTCTCTGGACATGCTGGAGAAGGAACTGCTGGGTATGGACCGCATGTACATCGTAGCGGTGGAGGATCTGCAGAATATGTTTTTACGGACCGTGAGCGGGCTCGACACACTCGAACACTTCCTCCTCTTCATGTCCCGAACCCAGGCCCGTGTATTCTGGATCGTTACCTGCACTCTTTACAGCTGGGAATATCTTGACCGTGTTCTCAATATCTCCAGTTATTTTCATAAGGCGCTGGAACTGGATGTTTTTGATCGGGATGAGCTCTCAGCCATCCTCATGAGTCGTCATGGTGTCACTGGATTTCGCATCGTTTGTGACGAACCGGAGGATGTGAAAAAATTCAAGGCCCTGAAGCAGGCTTCAGCAAAGGAAGAGCGACAGTCCATCCTTCTTGCCGGCCTCATTGACCAGCTGTCCGCCCTGGCCGCAGGGAACGTTGGCGTGGCTATCCTTTTCTGGTTACGTGCGATCCGGGAGGTTGCCGACGGAGTCCTTCGCGTCTCCCCGGTCATCGACCTGGACGACTCCTTCCTGATGAATCTACCCGCTGAGGAGATCTTTACCCTTGCCGCCTTCCTCCAGCATGAAACCCTCACATCGGAGAACCATGCCCTCATTTTCCATCAGGGTCGTTCACAGAGCCAGAGCCTCCTTACACGTATGCACAACTTCGGTATCCTCGATTTGACACCCCGTGGATACCGAATTCACCCTTTCCTTTACCGGCCCGTTATCCACATCCTTCGGGCCAGGAACGTACTCCATTGA
- a CDS encoding ROK family protein — translation MGATTLGIDLGATKTACAIVDPSGNVLHRVSLPTRPGEGVEGWQERLQEALFVPLREYSPASMGIGVAGQVSKDGVLLKGPNLGWEDIPLQTLLSDQFQFEVAVDNDVRVTALGEWTYGAGRGSDPMLFLSLGTGIGGGWIQGGTLIRGAGNTAGEVGHQIVVTGGRKCTCGGRGCWEAYAGGWGIASGVVRALRRKPVLSPRLAACLKEKGTLEARDIVAAMRRKDPFAVQTLEKAEEYLVSGAVTLVNIMNPARIVLGGGLIGGVPEWVSSIEKGVRRYALNAATRELTITVSSLGADAAVIGAAVLAQLK, via the coding sequence ATGGGTGCAACGACACTCGGTATCGACCTTGGGGCTACAAAAACAGCCTGTGCCATTGTGGATCCATCGGGAAATGTCCTCCACCGGGTCTCACTTCCCACGCGACCGGGCGAGGGTGTGGAGGGATGGCAGGAACGGCTCCAGGAGGCCCTTTTCGTGCCGTTGAGAGAATATTCTCCCGCATCGATGGGAATCGGTGTGGCCGGCCAGGTGTCGAAGGATGGAGTTCTCCTGAAGGGCCCAAATCTGGGATGGGAGGACATTCCTCTACAAACGTTGCTCTCCGATCAGTTTCAATTCGAAGTCGCTGTCGATAACGATGTGCGCGTGACGGCCCTGGGGGAATGGACCTATGGGGCGGGAAGAGGCTCCGATCCGATGCTCTTTCTCTCCCTGGGAACGGGAATCGGCGGGGGATGGATTCAGGGTGGAACCCTCATAAGAGGGGCGGGGAATACGGCAGGTGAGGTGGGCCATCAGATAGTCGTCACGGGGGGGCGGAAGTGTACCTGCGGGGGAAGGGGGTGCTGGGAAGCCTATGCCGGAGGGTGGGGGATCGCGTCGGGAGTCGTCCGCGCTTTGAGGCGCAAACCTGTTCTTTCTCCACGCCTCGCAGCTTGTCTTAAGGAAAAGGGAACGCTGGAGGCACGGGACATCGTCGCGGCCATGCGAAGGAAGGATCCCTTTGCGGTGCAAACCCTGGAAAAAGCAGAAGAATATCTTGTATCGGGCGCGGTGACCCTTGTCAACATTATGAATCCAGCCCGAATCGTGCTTGGAGGAGGACTGATTGGAGGAGTCCCCGAATGGGTCTCCTCCATAGAAAAGGGAGTTCGTCGTTACGCTCTGAACGCGGCGACCCGGGAGTTAACCATAACAGTTTCTTCCCTGGGCGCCGACGCCGCCGTCATCGGCGCCGCGGTCTTAGCACAACTGAAATAG